One segment of Nostoc flagelliforme CCNUN1 DNA contains the following:
- a CDS encoding ABC transporter ATP-binding protein, producing MAPAVFIQNLQKRYGTVVAVQDVSFQVEPGEIFGLLGPNGAGKTTTLRALCTLTTPDAGKIEVSGISVLDNPRVARQRLGYVAQEVAPDKVLTGRELLQLQAALYHLPGAVAKQRIETVLDLLGLQEYANKKTGTYSGGLRKRLDLAAGLLHSPDVLVLDEPTVGLDIETRFVVWDFLRKLRASGTTVVITSHYLEEVDALADRVAIIDRGVVIAAGTPSQLKDQVGGDRITLRIREFSPIEEAEKAKNLLQPLPFVQEVIINSAQGNSLNLVVTPQNDVLINIQQALNTAGLPIFGIAQSRPSLDDVYLAATGRTLMDAELAAVATRDPKAEKKQNMR from the coding sequence ATGGCTCCCGCCGTTTTCATTCAAAATTTGCAAAAGCGCTACGGTACAGTGGTTGCCGTCCAAGATGTTTCCTTTCAGGTAGAACCAGGAGAAATTTTTGGTTTACTTGGCCCCAACGGTGCGGGGAAAACTACTACCTTGCGTGCTTTATGTACACTTACCACACCGGATGCTGGCAAAATCGAAGTATCTGGCATCTCTGTGTTAGATAATCCGAGAGTGGCAAGACAACGATTAGGCTACGTAGCTCAGGAAGTCGCACCCGATAAGGTGCTGACTGGAAGAGAACTGCTGCAACTGCAAGCCGCACTTTATCACCTCCCAGGCGCAGTAGCCAAACAGCGCATTGAGACTGTATTAGATTTACTTGGTTTGCAAGAATACGCCAATAAAAAGACAGGAACCTATTCCGGCGGTTTACGCAAGCGCCTAGACTTGGCTGCTGGATTACTCCATTCACCGGATGTTTTAGTCCTAGATGAGCCAACAGTAGGGCTTGACATAGAAACCCGATTTGTAGTGTGGGATTTCCTGCGAAAATTACGCGCCTCTGGGACGACGGTAGTAATTACCAGCCATTACTTAGAAGAGGTTGACGCTTTAGCCGATCGCGTGGCAATTATAGATCGCGGCGTTGTAATTGCGGCTGGGACACCTTCACAATTAAAAGATCAAGTAGGGGGCGATCGCATCACCTTGCGAATCCGCGAGTTTTCCCCCATTGAGGAAGCAGAAAAAGCCAAAAACCTCTTGCAACCTTTGCCATTTGTGCAAGAAGTGATCATCAACAGCGCTCAAGGTAATTCCCTCAACTTGGTAGTGACACCTCAGAACGATGTTCTGATTAATATACAGCAAGCGTTGAATACTGCTGGCTTGCCCATATTTGGCATAGCCCAATCTCGCCCCAGCCTCGATGATGTTTACCTCGCCGCTACAGGACGCACACTGATGGATGCAGAACTGGCAGCCGTTGCCACTCGCGATCCTAAAGCTGAGAAAAAGCAGAATATGAGATAG
- a CDS encoding ABC transporter permease, with translation MSVTPKSDINWQPLASPQADANAAPNFFGELVQETLALTRRLFIQLQRRPSTLIAGIIQPVMWLVLFGALFQNAPKGLFGSTTNYGQFLAAGVIVFTAFAGALNAGLPVMFDREFGFLNRLLVAPLASRFSIVFASAIFIISQSLLQAAVIVAAAAFIGAGLPDATGLCAIALIVFLLALGVTAISLGLAFALPGHIELIAVIFVTNLPLLFASTALAPLSFMPQWLQVVATLNPLSYAIEPIRYLYLHSSWELGSVVMQAPWGDVTFGGALLVLFGFAVVALLSIQPQLRRTLA, from the coding sequence ATGAGCGTTACTCCTAAATCTGATATCAATTGGCAGCCGTTAGCATCGCCACAAGCAGATGCTAATGCTGCACCTAACTTTTTCGGTGAATTGGTGCAAGAGACGTTGGCCTTAACTCGTCGCTTGTTTATTCAGTTGCAACGGCGTCCCTCCACATTGATTGCCGGAATTATTCAGCCAGTGATGTGGTTGGTGCTATTTGGTGCATTATTTCAAAATGCACCCAAGGGATTGTTCGGCAGTACGACAAATTACGGTCAATTTTTGGCTGCTGGAGTAATTGTGTTTACAGCCTTTGCAGGGGCGCTGAATGCTGGTTTGCCTGTAATGTTTGACCGCGAGTTCGGCTTTTTGAATCGTTTGCTGGTAGCACCGTTAGCATCACGGTTTTCCATTGTCTTTGCTTCAGCAATCTTTATCATCAGCCAAAGTTTGTTGCAAGCAGCCGTAATTGTTGCAGCAGCAGCGTTTATTGGGGCTGGACTACCAGATGCAACGGGTTTATGTGCGATCGCTCTAATAGTCTTCCTCTTAGCTTTGGGTGTAACAGCCATCTCCCTCGGTTTAGCTTTTGCTCTACCCGGACACATTGAATTGATTGCAGTGATTTTCGTTACTAACCTACCATTATTGTTTGCTAGTACAGCTTTGGCTCCTCTATCCTTCATGCCTCAGTGGTTGCAGGTTGTAGCTACCCTAAATCCTCTCAGCTATGCGATCGAACCTATTCGCTATCTGTATCTCCACAGTAGTTGGGAACTAGGTAGCGTAGTCATGCAAGCTCCTTGGGGTGATGTTACCTTCGGGGGAGCCTTGCTGGTATTGTTCGGCTTTGCCGTTGTCGCCTTACTGAGTATTCAGCCCCAACTACGGCGGACTCTTGCTTAA
- a CDS encoding peroxiredoxin: MPLAVGTDAPAFTAKDTNGNTVSLSDFAGKTVVLYFYPKDDTPGCTKQACSFRDAQSEFQSKDVVILGVSADDEVAHQAFTQKYNLNFPLLADTDKSLIKAFDVDGGGYAKRVTYVIDPSGKITHVDASVNTATHASDVLAALGL; encoded by the coding sequence ATGCCTCTAGCAGTTGGTACGGATGCACCTGCATTTACCGCCAAAGATACAAACGGCAACACAGTTTCGTTATCTGATTTTGCCGGGAAGACGGTCGTTTTGTATTTTTACCCCAAAGATGACACGCCAGGCTGCACCAAACAAGCCTGTAGTTTTCGGGATGCCCAATCTGAATTTCAAAGTAAAGATGTTGTCATCTTAGGAGTCAGTGCAGATGATGAAGTCGCCCATCAGGCATTCACCCAAAAATATAATTTGAATTTTCCCCTATTGGCCGATACCGACAAATCCCTAATCAAAGCTTTCGATGTGGATGGCGGCGGTTATGCCAAGCGCGTCACTTATGTAATTGACCCCAGTGGCAAAATTACCCATGTTGACGCTAGTGTAAATACCGCTACCCATGCTAGTGATGTTTTGGCTGCACTTGGGCTGTAG
- a CDS encoding Npun_F0494 family protein — protein sequence MAAVDSQNPNIFVYPQSTVERAERSLVCSPFNLSLFEVMGHQSVSVTAIALENGLKQGYTKRPLSELACDNALGWLIQVGVLRREVDGQGITDSFRLTPLGRQLVEQYQGKNWRTPSWRDRLSDAVIRWLRIPF from the coding sequence ATGGCTGCTGTTGATTCCCAAAACCCAAATATTTTTGTCTATCCTCAAAGCACAGTAGAGAGAGCCGAGCGATCGCTAGTGTGTTCGCCCTTTAATCTATCCTTATTTGAAGTCATGGGACACCAGAGTGTGTCAGTAACTGCGATCGCTCTGGAAAATGGCCTCAAGCAGGGTTATACTAAACGCCCTTTATCAGAACTAGCCTGTGACAACGCCTTGGGCTGGCTGATTCAAGTGGGGGTATTACGCCGCGAAGTTGATGGTCAAGGCATTACAGACAGTTTTCGCCTCACTCCCTTGGGCCGCCAGTTGGTGGAACAATATCAGGGAAAAAATTGGCGGACACCTTCATGGCGCGATCGTTTATCCGATGCTGTGATTCGTTGGTTGCGGATACCTTTTTAG
- the cobQ gene encoding cobyric acid synthase CobQ: MKSIMVVGTTSHAGKSLLTTAVCRILSRRGWRVAPFKGQNMALNAYVTATGGEIGYAQAVQAWAAGVVPWVEMNPILLKPQGDMTSQVIIKGRSVGKVSASDYYEQYFELGWRTIEESLQHLGTEFDMVVCEGAGSPAEINLKHRDLTNMRVAKHLNAPTMLVVDIDRGGAFAHVVGTLELLEPDERALIKGIVINKFRGQRSLLDPGIKWLEERTGIPVVGVIPYLQQVFPAEDSLDLLERESHKGQTDLNIAVIRLPRIANFTDFDPLESESTVSVKYLSPKQDLGHPDAVIIPGTKTTIADLLLLQKSGMAEAIQHYAASGGTVLGICGGYQMLGQIIADPEGIEGQAGRYQGLNLLPIRTVITGQKIARQRQVSSNYPQQGLPVNGFEIHQGRSRIEQQGIDPQSYHALFDDINLGLVDSCQSVWGSYLHGLFDNGPWRRAWLNRLRQQRGLKSLPTGVANYREQREQILDALATEVESHLDLTPFLS, translated from the coding sequence ATGAAATCAATTATGGTAGTGGGGACAACATCCCATGCAGGGAAATCACTTTTAACTACAGCTGTTTGTCGCATTCTGTCGCGGCGTGGCTGGCGGGTGGCTCCCTTTAAAGGCCAAAATATGGCTTTAAATGCTTATGTCACTGCTACTGGTGGGGAAATTGGCTATGCCCAAGCAGTGCAAGCTTGGGCGGCGGGAGTCGTGCCTTGGGTAGAAATGAATCCGATTTTACTCAAACCCCAAGGGGATATGACTTCCCAAGTAATTATCAAAGGCAGGTCTGTTGGTAAAGTAAGTGCCTCAGATTACTACGAGCAATATTTTGAACTGGGGTGGCGGACAATTGAAGAATCGCTACAGCATTTAGGAACAGAATTTGACATGGTGGTTTGTGAAGGTGCCGGTAGTCCAGCAGAGATTAACCTCAAGCACCGCGACTTAACTAACATGCGGGTGGCAAAACATTTAAATGCGCCAACGATGTTAGTGGTTGATATTGATCGGGGTGGTGCTTTTGCCCATGTCGTTGGAACCTTAGAGCTATTAGAACCAGATGAACGCGCCCTAATTAAGGGTATAGTAATTAACAAGTTTCGAGGACAGCGATCGCTCCTAGATCCGGGGATAAAATGGTTAGAAGAACGCACAGGTATCCCGGTTGTCGGTGTTATACCCTACTTACAACAAGTGTTTCCAGCAGAAGACTCTCTTGATCTGCTAGAACGTGAATCCCATAAAGGCCAAACTGACCTCAACATTGCCGTCATCCGCTTACCCAGAATTGCCAATTTCACCGACTTTGACCCACTCGAATCAGAAAGCACTGTTTCAGTAAAGTATTTAAGTCCAAAGCAAGATTTAGGACATCCTGATGCCGTAATTATCCCAGGTACAAAAACCACAATTGCTGATTTACTACTGCTGCAAAAAAGTGGGATGGCAGAAGCTATCCAACACTATGCTGCTTCTGGGGGAACAGTTTTAGGTATCTGCGGTGGTTATCAAATGCTCGGTCAAATCATCGCTGATCCAGAAGGGATAGAAGGACAAGCAGGCAGGTATCAGGGGTTAAATCTTTTACCAATTAGGACTGTAATTACCGGACAAAAAATCGCCCGCCAGCGCCAGGTTAGCTCGAATTATCCGCAACAGGGCTTGCCAGTAAATGGCTTTGAAATTCACCAAGGGCGATCGCGCATTGAACAGCAAGGTATAGACCCTCAATCGTACCATGCCCTATTTGACGATATTAATTTAGGGTTAGTGGATAGTTGTCAATCAGTCTGGGGAAGTTATCTCCACGGGCTTTTTGACAACGGCCCTTGGCGACGTGCTTGGTTAAATCGCCTCCGTCAACAACGCGGTTTAAAATCTTTGCCCACCGGAGTTGCCAACTACCGGGAACAGCGAGAACAGATTTTGGACGCTCTAGCCACTGAAGTAGAAAGCCATTTAGACTTAACTCCATTTTTGTCTTAA
- a CDS encoding 2Fe-2S iron-sulfur cluster-binding protein — protein MIVRIRFLPDDVTVDAEVGEALLDVADRAGVFIPTGCLMGSCHACTVELEDGEIIRACITAVPPYEELTINLFSDPTW, from the coding sequence ATGATTGTTCGTATCCGCTTTTTACCAGATGATGTCACAGTAGATGCCGAAGTGGGAGAAGCCCTATTAGATGTAGCAGACCGGGCTGGGGTATTTATTCCCACCGGTTGTCTAATGGGGTCTTGTCACGCTTGTACCGTCGAATTAGAGGATGGAGAGATCATCCGCGCTTGTATAACCGCAGTACCACCATACGAGGAATTGACGATTAATTTGTTTAGTGATCCTACTTGGTAA
- a CDS encoding SRPBCC family protein — protein MSDWLEHTVQVEVDAPIDLVWSLWSDLEQMPRWMKWIDSVKIPPDNPDISLWKLKTGSLEFNWKSRILKVIPNQIIQWESIDGLPNQGAIRFYDRHNSSIVKMTISYAIPGIIGKIMDNLFLGRVVESTIQADLERFKEYALNVKAN, from the coding sequence ATGTCAGATTGGTTAGAGCATACTGTGCAGGTAGAAGTAGACGCTCCCATAGATTTAGTATGGAGCCTCTGGTCTGATTTAGAGCAAATGCCCCGGTGGATGAAGTGGATTGATTCGGTGAAAATTCCGCCCGATAATCCAGATATATCTCTTTGGAAACTGAAGACGGGCAGTTTAGAATTTAATTGGAAGTCCCGAATTCTCAAAGTTATTCCCAATCAGATTATCCAGTGGGAATCGATTGATGGTTTACCGAATCAGGGAGCGATTCGCTTTTACGATCGCCACAATAGTAGTATTGTCAAAATGACCATTTCCTACGCTATTCCCGGCATTATTGGCAAAATTATGGATAACTTGTTTTTGGGGCGGGTAGTTGAATCGACAATTCAAGCTGATTTGGAAAGGTTTAAAGAATACGCACTGAATGTTAAAGCTAATTGA
- the zds gene encoding 9,9'-di-cis-zeta-carotene desaturase encodes MRVAIVGAGLAGLATAVDLADAGCEVEIFESRPFVGGKVGSWVDGDGNHLEMGLHVFFGCYYQLFDLMKKVGVLENLRLKEHTHTFINKGGRTGGLDFRFFTGAPFNGLKAFFTTSQLSLQDKLQNAIALGTSPIVRGLVDFNGAMKTIRNLDKVSFADWFRSHGGSNGSIKRLWNPIAYALGFIDCENMSARCMLTIFQLFAVRTEASVLRMLEGSPSEYLHKPILEYLEVRGTKVYTRRQVREIQFTELDEQTRVTGIVVAQGDTVETITADAYVFACDVPGIQRILPHEWRKWSEFDNIYKLDAVPVATVQLRFDGWVTELNDGEQRKQLNHAAGIDNLLYTADADFSCFADLALTSPADYYRPGQGSLLQLVLTPGDPFIAQSNEAIAQHVLKQVHELFPSSRELNMTWYSVVKLAQSLYREAPGMDAYRPNQKTPVDNFFLAGSYTQQDYIDSMEGATISGRRAAKVILESLKR; translated from the coding sequence ATGCGTGTTGCAATCGTAGGTGCGGGGCTGGCTGGGCTAGCAACCGCAGTAGATTTAGCTGATGCTGGCTGTGAAGTAGAGATTTTTGAGTCTCGTCCGTTTGTGGGTGGTAAAGTTGGCAGTTGGGTTGATGGAGATGGCAACCATCTAGAAATGGGTTTGCATGTATTTTTCGGCTGCTACTACCAACTATTTGACTTGATGAAGAAAGTGGGGGTGTTAGAAAACTTACGCCTCAAGGAACATACCCACACTTTTATTAATAAAGGGGGACGCACTGGTGGTTTAGATTTTCGCTTCTTTACAGGTGCGCCTTTCAATGGCTTAAAGGCATTTTTCACAACCTCTCAACTATCGTTGCAGGATAAACTGCAAAATGCGATCGCTTTGGGTACTAGTCCCATAGTTCGCGGGTTGGTAGACTTTAACGGGGCGATGAAAACCATCCGCAACTTAGATAAAGTTAGTTTTGCCGACTGGTTCCGCAGTCACGGTGGGAGTAATGGCAGCATCAAACGCTTATGGAATCCCATTGCCTACGCATTGGGATTTATTGATTGCGAAAATATGTCTGCCCGTTGTATGTTAACGATATTCCAGTTATTTGCAGTTAGAACTGAAGCTTCAGTTTTGCGAATGCTGGAAGGTTCTCCATCTGAGTATTTGCACAAGCCCATTCTGGAATATCTGGAAGTCAGAGGCACGAAAGTTTACACGCGTCGGCAAGTTCGGGAAATTCAATTTACAGAGTTAGACGAACAAACCCGCGTCACTGGTATAGTAGTTGCCCAAGGTGATACAGTCGAAACTATCACTGCTGATGCTTACGTTTTTGCCTGTGATGTTCCAGGAATTCAACGCATCCTACCCCACGAGTGGCGTAAGTGGTCAGAATTTGACAATATTTACAAACTAGATGCAGTGCCAGTGGCAACTGTGCAGTTACGCTTCGATGGCTGGGTAACGGAACTGAACGATGGAGAACAACGTAAACAGCTAAATCACGCGGCTGGAATCGATAATTTGCTGTATACAGCCGATGCTGACTTTTCTTGTTTTGCTGATTTGGCGTTGACTAGCCCTGCTGATTATTATCGCCCAGGACAGGGTTCATTGTTACAGCTAGTGCTGACACCGGGAGATCCGTTTATTGCACAAAGTAATGAAGCGATCGCACAGCATGTCCTCAAACAAGTGCATGAACTGTTTCCCTCGTCGCGCGAGTTAAATATGACTTGGTACAGTGTGGTAAAACTTGCTCAATCTCTTTACCGGGAAGCGCCAGGGATGGATGCGTATCGTCCCAACCAAAAAACACCAGTAGATAATTTCTTCCTTGCAGGGAGTTATACTCAGCAAGATTACATCGACAGCATGGAAGGTGCTACTATTTCTGGACGGCGTGCGGCAAAGGTGATTTTGGAGAGTTTGAAGAGATAA
- a CDS encoding ribbon-helix-helix domain-containing protein, translated as MIMTNKKWAVKRITVNLATQEAEKLEKYCQQTGRPATDVIRELIRSLPVSDDDKDVNK; from the coding sequence ATGATAATGACAAATAAAAAATGGGCTGTTAAACGTATAACTGTCAATCTCGCAACACAGGAAGCGGAAAAGCTAGAAAAATATTGTCAACAAACAGGTAGACCCGCAACCGATGTGATTCGCGAGCTGATTAGAAGTTTGCCTGTCTCCGATGACGACAAAGATGTAAACAAGTAA